The following coding sequences lie in one Treponema socranskii subsp. buccale genomic window:
- the kduI gene encoding 5-dehydro-4-deoxy-D-glucuronate isomerase yields MDIRYSVGKEQFKRMTTKELRDEFLVRNIFQANDVSAVYSHIDRIVTMGAMPTTEKIDIEKNIDAMKDFGVSYFLERRELGIVNIGGTGFVEADGKRFELKGRDALYVPQGTKSVLLGSADGANPAKFYMNSAPAHRPFPIKLISLNDAKHLNLGSKEGCNERVINQYIHPDVLETCQLSMGLTQLAPGSVWNTMPAHTHERRMEVYFYFDIAEDEAVFHFMGSPSETRHIAVHNDEAVINPSWSIHAGCGTKNYTFIWSMVGENRTYTDQDVIRTRDLR; encoded by the coding sequence ATGGATATTCGCTATTCGGTCGGAAAAGAACAATTCAAACGGATGACGACGAAAGAGCTCAGAGACGAGTTTCTCGTACGCAATATTTTTCAAGCAAACGATGTATCCGCCGTATATTCTCATATCGACAGAATTGTAACCATGGGTGCGATGCCGACGACGGAAAAAATCGATATCGAAAAAAATATCGACGCGATGAAAGATTTTGGCGTATCCTATTTTTTGGAGCGGCGAGAACTCGGTATCGTAAACATCGGAGGAACGGGATTTGTCGAAGCGGACGGCAAGCGCTTTGAGCTGAAAGGGCGGGATGCGCTCTATGTGCCGCAGGGCACGAAATCGGTTTTGCTCGGAAGTGCCGACGGGGCGAATCCCGCAAAATTTTATATGAACAGCGCGCCCGCTCATCGTCCGTTTCCGATAAAATTAATAAGTTTGAACGATGCGAAGCACTTGAATCTCGGCAGTAAAGAAGGATGCAACGAGCGCGTCATCAATCAGTATATTCATCCGGACGTTTTGGAAACGTGTCAGCTTTCGATGGGACTGACGCAGCTTGCCCCCGGGTCCGTGTGGAATACGATGCCTGCCCACACGCACGAGCGCCGTATGGAAGTTTATTTTTATTTCGACATCGCCGAAGACGAAGCCGTTTTCCACTTTATGGGTTCACCGTCCGAAACCCGCCACATCGCCGTGCATAACGACGAAGCCGTCATCAATCCGAGTTGGTCGATTCATGCGGGCTGCGGCACGAAAAACTACACATTCATTTGGAGCATGGTCGGTGAAAACAGAACGTACACCGACCAGGATGTGATACGCACTCGGGATTTGCGCTAG
- a CDS encoding gluconate 5-dehydrogenase — protein sequence MDVMKSFSLAGKTAWVTGASHGIGFAIASALAEAGAKVAFNERHADKLEKGSAAYKKAGLDVRPYLCDVTDEADVKSTVKKINADLGVIDILVNNAGIIRRVPMTELTVEQYKEVIDIDLVSPFIAAKAVVPQMIEKGHGKIINICSMMSELGRETVSAYAAAKGGLKMLTRNICSEYGKYNIQCNGIGPGYIATSQTAPLREKQADGSRHPFDSFIISKTPAERWGTPDDLKGPAVFLASDASDFVNGHILYVDGGILAYIGRQPS from the coding sequence ATGGATGTGATGAAGTCGTTTTCGCTTGCCGGAAAAACGGCGTGGGTGACGGGCGCTTCGCACGGCATCGGCTTTGCCATCGCTTCGGCGCTTGCGGAAGCGGGAGCTAAAGTCGCCTTTAACGAGCGTCATGCCGACAAGCTTGAAAAAGGAAGCGCCGCTTATAAAAAAGCGGGTCTTGATGTGCGCCCGTATCTCTGCGACGTTACCGATGAAGCCGATGTCAAATCGACGGTAAAAAAAATCAACGCGGATTTGGGCGTTATCGATATCCTTGTAAACAACGCAGGCATCATCCGCCGCGTGCCGATGACGGAGTTGACCGTCGAACAGTATAAAGAAGTTATCGATATCGATTTGGTTTCTCCTTTTATCGCGGCAAAAGCGGTTGTTCCGCAGATGATTGAAAAAGGCCACGGTAAAATTATTAATATTTGTTCGATGATGAGCGAACTCGGACGGGAAACGGTAAGCGCCTATGCCGCGGCCAAAGGCGGCTTGAAGATGCTTACGCGGAATATCTGCAGCGAATACGGTAAATACAATATTCAATGCAACGGCATCGGGCCGGGTTATATCGCAACGTCGCAGACGGCTCCGCTTAGGGAAAAACAGGCGGACGGTTCCCGTCATCCCTTCGATTCGTTTATCATTTCGAAAACGCCTGCGGAGCGTTGGGGAACTCCGGACGATCTGAAAGGTCCTGCGGTGTTTCTTGCAAGCGATGCGTCGGATTTTGTAAACGGCCACATACTCTATGTCGACGGGGGTATCCTCGCGTATATCGGCAGACAGCCGAGCTGA
- a CDS encoding biotin--[acetyl-CoA-carboxylase] ligase, with the protein MKTADAVLCALSKPETADGFISGESLAARSGVSRQAVWKAVRQLRLQGARIEAVTNRGYRLSGAGGILSEEEVSSLIDEALHVRVFVYQKIDSTNTEAKRRLAEASDVRSLDRTVIVASSQTAGRGRLGRKFYSPDGSGLYLSIIYAPNEKIESPALLTATAAVGVCRALFSVYEAAAQIKWVNDIFMRGKKVSGILTEGLTDFERGGISCAVVGIGVNIAPEDFPRDIAAVATSVLDDKKADTKRSALAAAIVNEVLSIYTSGKKGFVRAMKEYRERSLLTGKTVTVHPVVDGAEAYEAEVRGISEDAKLIVKTGDGKERFLDSGEVTLHSHRER; encoded by the coding sequence GTGAAAACTGCCGATGCCGTACTGTGTGCGCTTTCAAAGCCCGAGACGGCGGACGGTTTTATTTCGGGTGAATCGCTTGCCGCCCGTTCAGGCGTTTCTCGGCAGGCGGTGTGGAAAGCGGTACGGCAGCTGCGCCTGCAGGGCGCCCGGATCGAAGCCGTGACGAACAGGGGCTATCGCCTTTCGGGTGCGGGCGGCATCCTTTCGGAAGAAGAGGTTTCTTCGCTTATAGACGAAGCGCTGCATGTGCGCGTTTTCGTCTATCAAAAAATCGATTCGACGAATACCGAAGCGAAGCGGCGTTTGGCTGAAGCTTCCGACGTGCGCTCCCTCGATCGCACCGTGATCGTCGCGTCCTCTCAAACGGCAGGCCGCGGGAGGCTCGGACGAAAGTTTTATTCGCCGGACGGTTCGGGCTTGTATCTTTCCATCATCTATGCGCCGAATGAAAAAATCGAATCGCCTGCACTGCTGACCGCGACGGCGGCAGTCGGTGTATGCCGCGCGCTCTTTTCGGTTTACGAAGCCGCGGCCCAAATCAAATGGGTAAACGATATTTTTATGCGGGGCAAAAAAGTTTCGGGCATCCTCACCGAAGGCCTTACCGATTTTGAGAGGGGCGGCATATCGTGCGCGGTCGTCGGCATCGGCGTAAATATCGCACCCGAAGATTTTCCGCGCGACATCGCAGCCGTCGCGACTTCCGTGCTCGACGACAAAAAAGCGGATACGAAGCGAAGCGCGCTTGCGGCGGCGATCGTAAACGAAGTGCTTTCGATTTACACATCCGGAAAAAAAGGTTTTGTCCGTGCAATGAAAGAATACCGCGAGCGTTCGCTTTTGACGGGAAAAACGGTGACCGTGCACCCCGTCGTAGACGGAGCGGAAGCGTACGAAGCGGAAGTGCGGGGCATAAGCGAAGACGCGAAATTGATCGTAAAAACCGGAGACGGAAAGGAGCGCTTTCTCGACAGCGGTGAAGTGACGCTCCATTCGCACCGGGAGAGATGA